The Asterias rubens chromosome 1, eAstRub1.3, whole genome shotgun sequence genome segment ATACAGTAGATCAAATAGTATGACGGATCTTCCAGACAACTCAATCCAATACAGTAGTGCGATAAGGTCTGCACATACAGTTCTCTTATGTACATGTCTAACATTATAGACGAATaatgttaatttaatttttaattgtgtacaATGTAGTTGGTTTGGTCAATTAATATAATCATGaataaatttgaaattattCTCTCAATTGCCTGTTGATAGTCTCTACTtatattttgggggttaaatCTTAATTTTTCATTCGATGTTATCTCTTTgcatttaatcataattttgtaataaagtatttttataagtatttttaaaaaagggTTTACGGTTGTGTAATTAACCATGGAAACTAGTCTATTTTTGATCCCACACTAAATTATAAGAAATTTAGGGAGTTATTCGAGCATTTTATACAGCATGCTGTGGCCAACTGGCACAGACATGGCCAACTGGCAAAGACGTGGCAAAAGACACAAGCTCCCGTTTGTTGTCTTTGTTATCAGTTAatatttgtgacatcaaacCTAGTCTTACCAACCCCTTTTTCCttcaaagttatttttaaaagcaactttggtttttttttgacagTACATTAACTTTCCTTTTCAATGATGGATGGTATAAAATGGAAAGATTAAACGCTACAGCTTCAAATGAGGAGCCTTTTTGGAGTTTACTCTGATAAAGTCAAACTGGACTCACAACACTGGTATCATgtcccagtttcatagagctgcttaagcacaactaAATTATGCTCATcaggataaggttaccagccaaactaccatgtcacatgaaaACTGTTACTGGTATTTTccccatttctgcttagcagacaagtaaaaaaaaaaacattctgcttaaagccattatacactttcggtaaacagtattgtccaagtcccacacttcgtgtatcacaacttatatataaaataacaaacctgtgaaaatttaggctcaattggtcatcggagtcgggagaaaacaacgggaaaacccactgttgtttccgcacgtttcgccatatcacatgtgtttaaaataaatccgtaattctcgctatcgagaattgatattgttttaatgttttctcaaaaagtaaagaatttcatagaataatatttcaagagaagtctttcaccattaccttctgtaaaccctgtaagttatttgtaaatctgcaaactttttttgtaccgaaagtgtataatggcagtcacctggaaatataattttttcttcttcaaacattagagtaaatatttctgaacaataaaatagtttgttcaataattgtttttaacgatttatatgttaaaaaaaatatataaagttgtgtGGGCGTGCGTGCATGACTCtgctaccccttttgtgacgtcaatcgaggcagactttgcctcccTCGATCGAACATatgtacgtgcaagtacattcaagtcctagtcgtgagtttgtactttccaaaaagttttttttttgcatttttccggcaatgtcgactcGGTGTATTACTgatggatgcagcaaaacaactaaagatggggtcagtttgcaagtcttttccagcgctgtgcagcaaacacttcgagctgTCATGCTTCGAGAATCTGGAAttcactacacattttgacttGAAGAAAGTTCTTtcctaaaacatgacgccatcccaacaatttgtccagctagtgtgaagtcaaagaaggtacctgaaagacctAACAAACCTAAAGGaacatttgcctaacgtgaaaaaaaatcagatattgtttcaactttgaggcatgtttttagcttgcgcaaAGCGcaactatcttgtgttggcactgcatgcgattcatcgcgccttgatgacgtcacaatgaaataacattgaaacaaatttgtttaaaccttagttaattgtttattcatattccactcatcaaaacacatattttggcttctgactggcacccccgaacaaagatattgacaaaatagctcagttggtggagcgctggcacgttaatccggaggtcgttggttcgaatcccactctagtcaattctttgatCAACcctcaaaatcatttcaaaacacatattttagtgacaaaagctttattttgacaaaataccacttccaggtctACTCCAGGTCTACTAGTCAATTTCTTGCTCTATGCAGGGTCATAGGTTGGAATCCCATCCAAGAAATCTGACCCTGACTAGGGTTTGAAGAGCTGTTCACACTTATTGTCAAACAGTTTATATTCAATAAATGTAAAATAGATGTAATAATCTGCATCGAGCTGTCGAGCTGAAGAATTTTGTTATACGATATTGTATGGATGAATGCATGGTACACTCACTGCCCCCTAGTATGTATGCTTGGTACACTTACTGCCCCCCACCCTTAGTATGTGGAATGAAATTTAAACATATTTTGCTTTATCTGTGATGCAAGTTATTAggtcttttaaaattgtaatcCTGTGTTGGGTTCACCTCTGTTAAGGGCTCATTATCTGTGAGCTAAATAGTGTTGGGATGCTTCACTCAAACAATAGAACTGCCTACTGTTATCGAATTAGTCACGATTATAAACAATAGGATTTTTCTCTCAAGGGTAATAGCCATTCACAGATTTTCAGATCATGCTTTATTCCATGTGCTGCAATTAAAACACTTCCATGATAATATACTGgggtttcaaattaaaaaaaattaagtttaacATCTTTCAGTTTTAAACTGAAATATATCTCTTGAGAAGTGTTACtggtaatacatgtatatggactTTTGTTTAAGAGGGGGCCCTACATtacaagttatcacacaagcgcgagtggaatactgaaaaatatagtgcttctgcgtcccatatccaaacaggcagacgcgctatattttctgtatttccacgagcgcgcgtgtgataacgtattgatcttaaagcaaacttggcgcgtgacatagaacacacaagcgCAGGTAGTGAtgttagccgtgcaatataggtttttgtcaccactccattctgcgaatttgattgaaggattagcgcgtacttgaagatagaTTCAATTTCAACAGCTTCATGAAGTTATGAGCCATGTTAGCTATCATTTGGTACATGGGGGTATACActaaacagtttttgtttggttCTGACGTTGTTATCAGAGATAGCAATCCAGCATTAAGGTAAGCTGTCCACAAGAAAATCTAGAATTAGGtggtttgaaattaaaataaactaaCTTCGATCCTTTTGTGTCAAGAGTAAATCTAGAGTAAGTTATAATACACTAACAGCAACAATAACCAGTATACAAATGTAAATCAGTATTGAAAAACCCTGTTTACAGGAAAGAACTCTCAGAAAAATTTATTATACTCGACTTAACAGAGACATTAATGTTGAAAACTGGATGTTGTTTTCTTGACTTTAAGATATGTACTTTGAATAGAACTGAGCTGAAATGTGGCTAGAACACTAGACTAGTATTGCTGATCAATGGCAGACGTGCAGTCATAAGCTACGATGCTGACTCATTACGAATTATTGGAGATATTTCATCTGTAGCTGTATCTCTTACAAAACCATCTTCACAATAACTGGTTGCAATATTCTTACGTCTACTTGGTCTCTCCATCTTATACTTCCAAGGTTCTAAGAACATCTTCTTTTTAGTTTGCCATTTCCTACTCTTGGCTTCCCTACTAGTCAGCACTGATGTTATACGTCTCCTCTTACGACCCTGGTGTAGTTCCCCCAACAATCTTGAGACATCCGAGGAATCTTGCTTGGCTTTCTTGTTTAACTCTTTTTCATCCGAGGGGGCCATCAGCGGAAGGCGTAGAAGCTTCGAAGCTATCGGGGTATCTggacaaataaaaaattcactCAAATTCAAAGGGAAGttcattattgatttatttatttttttttatatatttttttactatGGGAATTGGtaaagttttcaataaacaaaggAAACCCCCAAACCAGCCTATGGAAATGTCAATTTAACCAAAAGTAGTTTATGATTTGGCAGggattttgtgcttaatttGACTGaggcaatcaaaacaaacaattgtgacgttaaggcagtggtcactattggcaattactcaaaataattatttgcataaaaccttacttggtaacaagccatggggagctgttgatagtataaaacattgtgagaaatggctccctctgaagtaacatagttttcaagaaagaagtaattttccccgaatttcattttgagacctcagacttagattttgaggtctcgaaatcaagcatctgacagcacacagcttcgtgtggcaatggtgtttttctttcattaatatctcgcaacttcgacaacctaatgagctcaaagtttcacaggatTTGTGAGATTCACCAAATGGGAGCATGAAATACTATTTCCTCAACTTTGACAGTGTTTCAGGTGGACAATTTTCTTTTGAGGAATGTTTCTGATAGATGGTTTCGAACCCTTGGGAAAAAGATCAAGAATAGCAGTGTTTTGTGCCACTCTTTTCTTTGGTAACAAGGTTGCAAGGATAAATAAGCATCCCTAAAAGCATGCTTGTGCAGTATTAACCCCTTGAAGATGGAAGGCGGTTTTGGCCGCTAATCTAGTCCGGAATGCTGTGGACTGTGTCTGTGGTAAGCCGTGGAATGAAGTCTGTGGCCGCTACAGCTGTGGGAAACAAAGGCTGCTATGCAGTCATGCTGGTAAGCCAGACATTGAGGCCTGATAATACCGGCGTGAAGGAGTTAATGTGGAATATCTGAGTAGATGTCTAAATGTGTACACTTTGTTATGAGAACACCTGTGCTGTTTGCGTTTCTGAAAAAATGACATCAAGAATTATccagaaaaattgttttgtttttgacacaGGTTTGATGAAGCCTCAGCTGAAGTTATGGTTAAATTGTTAAACTCTGATCTGAATGAGCAGACATTTATGGCCACCATGCAAAAGGTGTTTTATGAAAGCATTAATACCTCCAACATATTGAACAAGTTAAGGCCGTTGTAAGTCATGTAAGTTTATATTAGTTTCTTGTCAACCAATATCTTAAAAATGACAAGGGAACTATTAATTCTCACTTCTGTCACAAAGAAtgatcaaaattaatattcctaTATTTCCTTTCTGTTTTATAGTTTTAAGATGACTTCGAGTACATGATGGTTGTCCATACAGATTTTTAACTGCTGGAAAATAAGGACTTTACTGTAAAAATTGATTGCAAATCACCTTTTGGGGATCtggttatttattttcaaagctCCAATTAAAGCCAAACGAAAAGAAAAGCTGATAAATAAATTTCAGTTTTTGATGTGGCAGGAAAACCTCAAgaaaattattccagggaaaaccaacGCAATAACATGTTGGTAGTGAAAACCTAACCCACATCAtgcccagaggtggaaggcgaggcaaccTGACTGCCCAAAGacaagggctcaatttcacagctctagctgcttaagcagagatcAGTGCTTAAAATTTTCCTGCagaaatgaccaggggccaatttcatagagctgttcaagcaaaaaatttgcgcgaaaatagcttgcttattttacacatgttactggccaaaatttcatgacatatactttccctgtgactggtatttaactgttgttcacttagcataacaattgatcGGAGTCTTGgtcggtaatctgattttactaagcaaggatttttttgcttaagcaaaattttgtgcttaagcagctctatgaaattgggcccaggacaccagtcacataTGGAGCATGTgaaatggcattttggctgataaccttgttgtgctaagcttagtttgttgtgcttagctactttttgtgcttaagcagctctatgaaattgggcccagaaataCTTCAATGTAACTTACCCAAATGGTCTGATGACTCTAATGTTGGTCTGGATACTTTATCATACAAGTTACATATATCAGTATGACAATACAATCTCCTCAGTGCTTTCCAGGCATTGTAGCGTAAATCCTCCTCACTATTATCACCAATCTTTAAACGAAACATAAAGGATTCTTTCTGTTCCTTAGTCAGAGTCTTCTCTAAGCAAGACAGAGCATCAGGCATAGATTGATCCACATTATGCTTGGCTACAAACATCCGTGGGTCCTTCCTTTCTGTGTAGCTCTCAAACATCTTGGAGTTTTTACCCAAACTGATGTTGGAACTAGAGTTTGAATGATTCATGTTTAATGGTGTGGGCTCAGTTGAAGATACTGCCTGACCAGCTACTGGTGTACGAGAGAGTATATATTTGATTGGCTGGTTTAGTTTCTTGGATTGGAATTCTGCAAGTGATAAATACCGAAGCTTGTTTTGATTATTAGTGTCTGCTGAAGCCCCAGGACTTTGATTCAGAACCAGTGAGTGTTTTATGCCATCCTTTGAAGTGACCAATACTTgcttttgattgattttattcTTGCTAATGAGGTAATTAGGTTGTATGACGTCACTTTGGTAGATGACCTGACCTGGCTGTTTGACCTGATTGGTACAAACCATCAGCCTTGGCATTTCACCTTTAGCCGAATGGTTTGTTGTAGAATAACTTCGCTTAGACTGGGTATCAGTACTGCACAAAACATTGGCCTGGATACTTGGACTGCTTGTTACACTCCCAGTCGTAGCGGCATGTGACTTACACCGAGGAGTGTAACCATCAACAGAAAGACTGGCTTGTGCTGTCGGGGCGTCTGTCGTCAGTGATTGAATCCCTTCAACTTCTTCCATCTCCTCACCTGTCTGAATGACTTCATTAGCTCCAAGAATTAATCCATCTTGTAAAACAGCAGAGTCAGGCTGTTCGCCTGTGGTCATAGAGCTAGAATTGACAATTCTATTATTATGAGCTCCATTGTCCTTATCTTCCTCATCAGTGTCTGGTAGAACCTCTTCATTAGCTCCAACAATCATCTGATCCATCTCACTCGTTGATGGAACTAAGATGTCTTCCTGTACAACTTCACATGCTGCAACCCCAAGCATTGGATCTTCCATGACTTGGCTATTGTCAAAGTTAGCTGCTTTCAAACTAAGATCAATCACAAAGTTCTCAGAATCTTGGTTTCCTATCATTTTAAAATCGTTTCTATCATTAACTCCATCCGACTTTACTATTGGAGAATCCAGATTGTCTTGTCTAACAACAACAAACTGAGGAGTGGAATTGACTGCCGTTGGTAAAACATAAAACAGATTTTCTGTTGAGGGTTGGCCTTCTTGTGATGAAGTCTTAAGATCAAGGCTGATGTTATTTGAATCTAAGCTGAGATCAGTAGGTTGATCACCACTTGGTGAAATGGTGTTAGAGCCAACCATTTGCTTTGATTCGTTAATTGATATTGCGTTGAATTCTGGGTGGCGACTACAGAAGACTTGCCACCACATATCAGTTGGAGTATTATCTGGAAACCAATGAATTCTCTTAATCCCATTAGCTTCTTCTTCATCCAGCAATGATTTAACCTTAGCAAACACTGTGCTCTTAATATGTGCAGTGTGACCAAGCACAGCCATCCGTACACTTAATCTGACAAGATCATTCTCCTCAGCAgtgcttaaaacaaaaacagattgtATTTTATTCTTAAGGCTCTGTAGTTTGATTTTATAGCATTTGCATGCTTCGTTGACGGTCATACGCATAGACATCACATCCATGCATGCTTGTTGAAGGTTCTCTTCCTGTACCTTGTTAGATACAAGTTTATTTGGAAAATGTTCACTGTGCATAGTTTGTAGAATATCCTTCTCTGCTTTGACTCTATCATTCAGAATACCAGGAATAACTCCATAGACTGATGCAGCTTTCTCTATCGTCATCTTACCTCTCAAGACATTATCACATGCTTTATTAAGATTGACTTTCAGCTCATCTTTCACACAGTCACCTAGCATGTATCTCCCAACACCAAACTGTTTAGCTGCATCAATGACACTCACTCCATTATGAATGACATACTTGCAGGCCTCTTTCAAATTAGATTCATGTTGTTGCTCTGCTTGGGACAGTGAGTGTTGAGTCAAAGTTTGTTGAGCCAAGGATTCTTGCGTCAAGGATTGTTGAGTCAAGGAGTGCTGAGTCATGGAGTGTTGAGTCAAAGACTCTTGCATCAGGGACTGCTGCAAAGTGGTGTCTGTAGCTGTcgagataataacaaataaataaagtttatttaaatttggcCTTTTCAGTCAAGGTTGCCAgctgaattattattattatttgtcattattaagtattatttataCAGGGTAGCCCTATCAGTGTAAAAACACTGTTCTCCCTGGGGGCCCTGTAGAAAAGCAATACACCAAACAAGAGATTAAGAAAGAAGCATTTCTCATTGTGAGTTTGACATTTAACAATGAACTGATTCAGTTTC includes the following:
- the LOC117307006 gene encoding uncharacterized protein LOC117307006, coding for MPRRKKLIESSSESSSNEDSDELSELSDSGDSDQDSNNESRVFCKCRQPNTVDMIGCDRKDCQYEWFHFTCVGIDRKKVPKGKWFCEDCVKKQEEEDPRIPSGPFVYPDTNNREQKNSSNEPFSPVEDIETKDIYILPTPGDPLKKKGYFGTTIAKSSMVSLTDTNANNKNFTAAVENAPTDTTLQQSLMQESLTQHSMTQHSLTQQSLTQESLAQQTLTQHSLSQAEQQHESNLKEACKYVIHNGVSVIDAAKQFGVGRYMLGDCVKDELKVNLNKACDNVLRGKMTIEKAASVYGVIPGILNDRVKAEKDILQTMHSEHFPNKLVSNKVQEENLQQACMDVMSMRMTVNEACKCYKIKLQSLKNKIQSVFVLSTAEENDLVRLSVRMAVLGHTAHIKSTVFAKVKSLLDEEEANGIKRIHWFPDNTPTDMWWQVFCSRHPEFNAISINESKQMVGSNTISPSGDQPTDLSLDSNNISLDLKTSSQEGQPSTENLFYVLPTAVNSTPQFVVVRQDNLDSPIVKSDGVNDRNDFKMIGNQDSENFVIDLSLKAANFDNSQVMEDPMLGVAACEVVQEDILVPSTSEMDQMIVGANEEVLPDTDEEDKDNGAHNNRIVNSSSMTTGEQPDSAVLQDGLILGANEVIQTGEEMEEVEGIQSLTTDAPTAQASLSVDGYTPRCKSHAATTGSVTSSPSIQANVLCSTDTQSKRSYSTTNHSAKGEMPRLMVCTNQVKQPGQVIYQSDVIQPNYLISKNKINQKQVLVTSKDGIKHSLVLNQSPGASADTNNQNKLRYLSLAEFQSKKLNQPIKYILSRTPVAGQAVSSTEPTPLNMNHSNSSSNISLGKNSKMFESYTERKDPRMFVAKHNVDQSMPDALSCLEKTLTKEQKESFMFRLKIGDNSEEDLRYNAWKALRRLYCHTDICNLYDKVSRPTLESSDHLDTPIASKLLRLPLMAPSDEKELNKKAKQDSSDVSRLLGELHQGRKRRRITSVLTSREAKSRKWQTKKKMFLEPWKYKMERPSRRKNIATSYCEDGFVRDTATDEISPIIRNESAS